A window of Desulfatibacillum aliphaticivorans DSM 15576 contains these coding sequences:
- a CDS encoding DUF11 domain-containing protein produces MKKPAAYMLIRMITAILLTALLAPASALAWPAASEWNPLLQNGAFLLDPNGDAQGSRNIVSDATHAAAYIYNDGTYIYFRMRLDQNPQGTGGQGLLQPYGWGFEFDTDSDPTSYEWLLILDGISKTENIILEQNTVQQSIDDPSDASEIDAFAISVSGNYLINLADTSFNGDQDYFLDFRFPYSTFLQMTGLSDSSPIRVFGGSSSSANALTERGADLLGSSTLSGGFTDIITPTGTTPTDGSVKFVENLAGTGDMTAACPGDALFVRVIDGDKNYVDASPQTLEVTLTVPSGDSETIVLTETGVNTSWFTGSIPTAAAASHPGDGTLQVFPGETATVTYVDEITADGSVNLARTDSLVMGLPAISIAKTTPTPSVTSGGYAEYTITVTNSGCGAGAITQIQDVLPGNFTYQAGSTQGLTATDPALSGQVLTWSGPWSVPPYSHVNLSFQVYAGTASGVFYNNASVSGANFAQVSTGDAAPVTVIAPLLEIEKNVDKTNAKPGEELIYSIHYHNIGSDAAHDIVITDEIPAFTAFLPGSLRIGPADGDYASATPVTDAGDGDEGAVIAPNIVFVIPLTGADDGVPGSGPDEGKAYFKVLID; encoded by the coding sequence ATGAAAAAACCGGCTGCATACATGTTAATCAGGATGATTACGGCGATCCTGCTGACGGCTTTGCTGGCGCCCGCCTCCGCCCTGGCGTGGCCTGCAGCCTCCGAATGGAATCCCTTGCTTCAAAACGGCGCCTTTCTGTTGGATCCCAACGGGGACGCCCAAGGCTCGCGCAACATTGTGTCCGATGCAACCCATGCAGCCGCTTACATCTACAATGACGGAACCTATATTTACTTCCGGATGCGCCTGGACCAGAATCCCCAGGGCACGGGCGGCCAGGGATTGTTGCAGCCTTATGGCTGGGGCTTTGAATTCGATACGGACTCCGACCCCACCTCCTATGAATGGCTGCTGATCCTGGACGGCATATCCAAGACGGAGAATATCATCCTGGAGCAAAACACGGTGCAACAGAGCATCGACGACCCGTCGGACGCCTCGGAAATTGATGCTTTCGCCATTTCCGTTTCCGGCAATTATCTAATAAACCTGGCGGACACTTCGTTCAACGGCGACCAGGACTATTTTCTGGACTTCCGCTTTCCCTACTCCACCTTTCTGCAAATGACCGGGCTGAGCGATTCCTCCCCCATCCGGGTGTTCGGCGGATCGTCCTCCAGCGCCAACGCTTTGACGGAACGCGGGGCCGACCTCTTGGGGTCCTCCACCCTTTCGGGCGGCTTCACGGACATCATCACCCCCACGGGAACCACTCCCACGGACGGGTCCGTAAAGTTTGTGGAGAACCTGGCGGGAACCGGCGACATGACAGCGGCGTGCCCCGGCGACGCATTATTCGTCCGCGTCATAGACGGGGATAAAAACTATGTGGACGCCTCGCCCCAAACCCTGGAAGTTACGCTGACCGTTCCGTCCGGGGATTCGGAAACCATTGTGTTGACGGAAACCGGGGTGAATACAAGCTGGTTTACGGGCTCCATCCCGACGGCGGCGGCGGCCTCCCATCCCGGTGACGGAACCTTGCAGGTCTTTCCGGGGGAAACGGCGACCGTGACTTACGTAGACGAAATAACAGCCGACGGCAGCGTAAACCTTGCCAGGACGGATTCGCTAGTCATGGGATTGCCCGCCATTTCCATCGCCAAGACCACGCCCACGCCTTCGGTGACTTCGGGGGGCTACGCGGAATACACCATCACCGTGACCAACTCCGGCTGCGGAGCAGGAGCAATCACCCAAATACAGGACGTGCTGCCCGGCAATTTCACCTACCAAGCCGGCTCCACCCAGGGGCTCACCGCGACGGACCCGGCCTTATCGGGGCAGGTGCTCACGTGGAGCGGGCCCTGGAGCGTGCCGCCATACTCTCATGTAAACTTGAGCTTCCAGGTTTATGCAGGAACCGCCTCCGGCGTCTTCTATAACAACGCCAGCGTCTCGGGCGCCAACTTCGCCCAGGTTTCCACGGGAGACGCCGCCCCGGTCACGGTAATCGCCCCCTTGCTGGAAATAGAAAAAAACGTGGACAAAACCAACGCCAAGCCCGGGGAGGAGCTGATTTACTCCATCCACTACCATAATATAGGGTCCGACGCCGCCCACGACATTGTGATTACGGACGAAATTCCCGCATTCACCGCTTTTCTCCCCGGCAGCCTGAGAATAGGACCCGCGGACGGCGACTACGCCTCGGCGACCCCGGTTACGGATGCCGGGGATGGGGACGAAGGAGCGGTCATAGCCCCCAATATCGTCTTTGTAATCCCCTTGACGGGAGCGGACGACGGGGTTCCCGGAAGCGGCCCGGATGAAGGAAAAGCGTACTTCAAAGTGCTCATCGACTAA
- a CDS encoding branched-chain amino acid ABC transporter permease: MEFFNELTQTILNGVAIGCIYGMVALGFVLIYKSTEVINFAQGELLMLGAFISYSLITQLHLSYWTALVITILAMGIVGAILERVVLRSLVGEPTYAIVIVTIGISYFIRSVVSMVPGWGTDTYGFRTPFTDKFLRWGDVVISYEYLSIVVLAFVLIAVVFVFFGYSRMGTAMRATSQNQLAAVYMGISVTRVFSLTWTIAAALGGIGGILLAPITFVHMNMGFIGLKAVPAAVLGGFTSPPGAIVGGLIIGITESLAGVYLEEGWKDIAAWIILIAVLIIRPQGLFGIQEKKKV; the protein is encoded by the coding sequence ATGGAATTTTTCAACGAGCTCACCCAGACCATCTTAAACGGGGTCGCCATCGGGTGTATTTACGGGATGGTGGCTCTAGGCTTCGTGCTGATTTACAAGAGCACGGAAGTCATCAACTTCGCCCAGGGGGAACTCCTCATGCTGGGCGCTTTCATCAGCTACAGTTTAATCACGCAGCTTCACCTATCCTATTGGACGGCCTTGGTGATCACCATCTTGGCCATGGGAATCGTGGGGGCGATCCTGGAAAGGGTCGTGCTTCGCTCTCTTGTGGGGGAGCCCACCTACGCCATTGTCATTGTAACAATCGGAATTTCTTATTTTATCCGAAGCGTTGTAAGCATGGTACCGGGCTGGGGGACTGACACTTACGGGTTCCGCACTCCGTTCACGGATAAGTTTCTCCGCTGGGGGGACGTGGTCATCTCCTACGAGTATCTTTCCATCGTCGTATTGGCTTTTGTATTGATCGCCGTGGTTTTCGTCTTTTTCGGCTACAGCCGCATGGGTACGGCCATGAGGGCGACCTCCCAGAACCAGCTGGCTGCAGTTTACATGGGCATCAGCGTGACGCGGGTTTTTTCCCTCACCTGGACCATTGCAGCGGCCCTGGGGGGGATCGGCGGCATTTTGCTGGCGCCCATCACCTTTGTTCACATGAACATGGGCTTTATCGGCCTTAAGGCGGTGCCCGCCGCGGTTTTGGGGGGATTCACAAGTCCTCCCGGGGCCATTGTGGGCGGCCTGATCATCGGCATTACGGAAAGCCTGGCCGGCGTGTATTTGGAGGAGGGTTGGAAGGACATTGCGGCTTGGATCATTTTGATTGCTGTACTCATTATTAGGCCCCAGGGCCTGTTCGGCATCCAGGAAAAGAAAAAGGTGTAA